In Pseudoxanthomonas sp., one genomic interval encodes:
- a CDS encoding carboxymuconolactone decarboxylase family protein, translating into MKFHRVDYPKHVPEAFRGLYAASTAIHNGVLGKEFLELVFLRVSQINGCAYCMDMHGSALVKAGVESRKLHTLAGWRDSRFFDAREGAALAWAEQLTTLPSGAPADATYEALKAHFDEAGIAELTMAVAVINAWNRLGVGMQPVLA; encoded by the coding sequence ATGAAGTTCCATCGCGTCGACTATCCGAAGCATGTCCCCGAGGCCTTCCGCGGCCTCTACGCCGCCAGCACGGCCATCCACAACGGCGTGCTGGGAAAGGAGTTCCTCGAACTCGTCTTCCTGCGCGTCTCCCAGATCAACGGCTGCGCCTACTGCATGGACATGCACGGCAGCGCGCTGGTCAAGGCCGGGGTGGAGTCGCGCAAGCTGCACACGCTGGCCGGCTGGCGCGACAGCCGTTTCTTCGATGCCCGCGAAGGCGCGGCACTGGCCTGGGCGGAGCAGCTGACCACCCTGCCCTCCGGCGCACCGGCCGATGCCACGTACGAGGCGCTGAAAGCGCATTTCGACGAAGCTGGCATCGCAGAGCTGACCATGGCCGTGGCCGTCATCAATGCCTGGAACCGCCTGGGTGTGGGCATGCAACCAGTCCTGGCCTGA
- a CDS encoding LytTR family DNA-binding domain-containing protein: protein MDAGVSAPLRAIVVDDEPLARRGLEIRLAAHPDVTIVGHYGDGESAIAGLREHRPDLMFLDVQMPGMDGFQTLRAIPASEMPLVVFVTAYDHYAIRAFEASATDYLLKPVEESRLAQALARVRQARAQREASGHCAHLLGLLGELSGRPPLDLDEALKPDALDLLRREEKLAVRDGGRTVRVDLHSIRWIDAAGDYMCIHTDADGPNGNTLILRATMRELEKQLDPQRFPRIHRSTIVNARRVVEMRPHTNGESFLRLDCGQELKLSRSHRDKLAMLL from the coding sequence ATGGACGCCGGCGTTTCCGCCCCCCTGCGGGCCATCGTCGTCGACGACGAGCCGCTCGCCCGTCGCGGCCTCGAGATCCGCCTGGCCGCCCACCCGGACGTGACGATCGTCGGCCACTACGGCGACGGCGAATCCGCCATCGCCGGCCTGCGCGAGCATCGCCCGGACCTGATGTTCCTCGACGTGCAGATGCCGGGCATGGACGGCTTCCAGACCCTGCGCGCGATTCCGGCCAGCGAAATGCCGCTGGTGGTGTTCGTCACCGCCTACGACCACTACGCCATCCGCGCCTTCGAGGCCTCGGCGACCGACTACCTGCTGAAGCCGGTCGAAGAGTCGCGCCTGGCGCAGGCCCTGGCGCGCGTGCGCCAGGCACGTGCACAGCGCGAAGCCAGCGGGCACTGCGCGCACCTGCTCGGCCTGCTGGGCGAGCTCAGCGGCCGTCCGCCGCTGGACCTGGACGAAGCGCTCAAGCCCGATGCCTTGGACCTGCTGCGGCGCGAAGAGAAACTCGCCGTGCGCGACGGCGGCCGCACGGTGCGCGTGGACCTGCACAGCATCCGCTGGATCGACGCGGCCGGCGACTACATGTGCATCCATACCGACGCCGACGGCCCGAACGGCAACACGCTGATCCTGCGCGCCACCATGCGCGAACTGGAAAAGCAGCTCGACCCGCAGCGCTTCCCGCGCATCCACCGCTCCACCATCGTCAATGCACGCCGCGTGGTGGAAATGCGCCCGCACACCAACGGCGAGAGTTTCCTGCGCCTGGATTGCGGGCAGGAACTGAAGCTGTCGCGCAGTCACCGCGACAAGCTGGCGATGCTGCTGTAG
- a CDS encoding phospholipase A — MTRRTRLLPLAIGMSLSFAAQAQDAPAAPPAEACFMLENDAARLACYDQALGRSARDTRTADEQARAAKEAEAQAREQARAAARAEAEAAKAADLPMGERARRRMGAWFRVDDAADADLIANAGRGSLLDSRWELAKDSKLGVFQLRAYKPMYLLPAFWTSQVNETPSSPNPDNTVTEPQELQDIEAKFQLSFKTKFAENLFGGNGDVWGAYTQSSRWQVYNGEESRPFRETNYEPEVMLVFRNNYSIAGWKGRMAGIGINHQSNGRSDPLSRSWNRVIATIGLDRENWALVLRPWYRVPDGNDDDNPDIENYIGRGDAMLTYARDGHVFTVLGRHSLRGGDESHGALQLDYGFPINRAFRGHVQVFHGYGESLIDYNHKATYVGLGISLLDWY; from the coding sequence ATGACGCGACGCACCCGACTCCTGCCGCTGGCCATCGGCATGTCCCTCTCGTTTGCCGCGCAGGCGCAGGACGCACCCGCCGCCCCCCCGGCCGAAGCGTGTTTCATGCTGGAGAACGATGCCGCCCGCCTGGCCTGCTACGACCAGGCACTCGGCAGGAGCGCCCGCGATACGCGCACCGCCGACGAACAGGCGCGCGCGGCCAAGGAAGCCGAGGCACAGGCACGCGAGCAGGCGCGTGCGGCCGCCCGCGCCGAGGCCGAAGCGGCCAAGGCGGCGGACCTGCCGATGGGCGAGCGCGCCCGGCGGCGCATGGGCGCCTGGTTCCGCGTCGATGATGCGGCGGACGCCGACCTGATCGCCAACGCCGGCCGCGGCTCGCTGCTGGACAGCCGCTGGGAACTGGCCAAGGACTCCAAGCTCGGCGTGTTCCAGCTGCGCGCCTACAAGCCGATGTACCTGCTGCCCGCCTTCTGGACCAGCCAGGTCAACGAGACGCCCTCCTCGCCCAATCCCGACAACACCGTCACCGAGCCGCAGGAACTGCAGGACATTGAGGCGAAATTCCAGCTGAGCTTCAAGACCAAGTTCGCGGAGAACCTGTTCGGCGGCAACGGCGACGTCTGGGGCGCGTACACGCAGAGCTCGCGCTGGCAGGTCTACAACGGCGAGGAGTCGCGCCCGTTCCGCGAGACCAACTACGAGCCGGAAGTGATGCTGGTGTTCCGCAACAACTACAGCATCGCCGGTTGGAAGGGGCGCATGGCCGGCATCGGCATCAACCACCAGTCCAACGGCCGCAGCGACCCGCTGTCGCGCAGCTGGAACCGGGTCATCGCCACCATCGGCCTGGACCGGGAGAACTGGGCGCTGGTGCTGCGGCCCTGGTATCGCGTGCCGGACGGCAACGACGACGACAATCCCGACATCGAAAACTACATCGGCCGCGGCGATGCGATGCTGACTTACGCGCGCGATGGCCACGTCTTCACCGTGCTCGGCCGCCACTCGCTGCGTGGCGGCGACGAATCGCATGGCGCCCTGCAGCTGGACTACGGCTTCCCGATCAACCGCGCCTTCCGCGGCCATGTGCAGGTGTTCCACGGCTACGGCGAGAGCCTGATCGACTACAACCACAAGGCCACCTACGTGGGCCTGGGCATCTCGCTGCTGGACTGGTACTGA
- a CDS encoding RNA polymerase sigma-70 factor, whose translation MNAETTFETHRGRLLGLSYRLLGSRSDAEDVVQDTWLRWQQTDTTGIRDPEAWLVTAATRLGIDRLRAARVQREHYVGPWLPEPAEIDESPTPERSAEVAEQVSLAFLALLERLGPEERAAFLLKEAFDYDYAQIARLLGQSEANCRQMVHRARERVHAGRPRFEVPPENHRRLLERFMHAARRGDQSAIAALLSEDARLVSDGGGKVAAVIRPLLGAVRIARLFWAAYRRQDPAITWRMGTVNGEPAILRYRDGRLTAVMVAISDGERIRELFTVANPDKLGTAVTAKDGGASW comes from the coding sequence ATGAACGCCGAAACCACCTTCGAGACCCATCGTGGCCGCCTGCTCGGACTCTCCTACCGCCTGCTCGGCAGCCGCAGCGATGCCGAGGACGTCGTCCAGGACACCTGGCTGCGCTGGCAGCAGACCGACACGACCGGCATCCGCGATCCGGAAGCCTGGCTGGTTACCGCCGCCACCCGCCTGGGCATCGACCGCCTGCGCGCCGCCCGCGTGCAGCGCGAGCACTACGTGGGTCCCTGGCTACCCGAACCCGCCGAGATCGACGAGTCGCCCACGCCGGAACGCTCGGCCGAAGTCGCCGAGCAGGTATCGCTGGCTTTCCTCGCCTTGCTCGAGCGGCTGGGCCCCGAGGAACGCGCCGCCTTCCTGCTGAAGGAGGCCTTCGACTACGACTACGCGCAGATCGCCCGCTTGCTCGGACAGAGCGAGGCCAACTGCCGGCAGATGGTCCATCGCGCCCGCGAACGCGTGCACGCAGGCCGTCCGCGCTTCGAGGTGCCGCCGGAGAACCACCGACGCCTGCTGGAGCGCTTCATGCACGCCGCGCGCCGCGGCGATCAGTCCGCGATCGCCGCGCTGCTGAGCGAAGACGCGCGCCTGGTGTCCGACGGCGGCGGGAAGGTGGCGGCCGTCATCCGCCCCCTGCTCGGCGCGGTGCGCATTGCGCGGCTGTTCTGGGCGGCCTACCGCCGGCAGGATCCGGCGATCACCTGGCGCATGGGCACGGTCAACGGCGAACCCGCGATCCTGCGCTACCGCGATGGCCGGCTGACGGCGGTGATGGTCGCGATCAGCGATGGCGAGCGCATCCGCGAGCTCTTTACCGTCGCCAATCCGGACAAGCTGGGCACGGCTGTCACGGCGAAGGACGGTGGCGCGTCCTGGTAG
- a CDS encoding glutathione S-transferase family protein, translated as MSTTLYYSRSTASLVVHWLLIELGIPHELHELDFDKRDQKSDDYLKLNPAGVVPTLVMDGQVITETAAILMHLADTHPRAELAPAVASTQRAQYYRWMLFCANTLMPAYRAWFYSDEIAGAANVQATKDHARAKLEKAWGQVADHLEAHGPYLLGAQRSAADFLLTMLMRWSRNLPKPTDTWPVLQSYAQRMKALPSFREVYAREGLTDWT; from the coding sequence ATGTCCACCACGCTCTACTACTCCCGCAGCACCGCGAGCCTGGTCGTCCACTGGCTGCTGATCGAACTGGGCATCCCGCACGAACTGCACGAGCTGGACTTCGACAAGCGCGACCAGAAGTCGGACGACTACCTGAAGCTCAACCCCGCCGGCGTGGTGCCCACGCTGGTGATGGACGGGCAGGTGATCACCGAGACCGCCGCGATCCTGATGCATCTCGCCGACACGCATCCGCGCGCGGAGCTGGCGCCTGCCGTGGCGAGCACGCAGCGCGCGCAGTACTACCGCTGGATGCTGTTCTGCGCCAACACGCTGATGCCTGCCTATCGTGCCTGGTTCTATTCCGACGAGATCGCCGGCGCGGCCAATGTCCAGGCAACGAAGGACCATGCGCGGGCGAAGCTGGAAAAGGCCTGGGGGCAGGTTGCCGACCATCTCGAGGCGCACGGTCCGTACCTGCTGGGCGCGCAGCGCAGTGCCGCGGACTTCCTGCTGACCATGCTGATGCGCTGGTCGCGCAACCTGCCCAAGCCCACCGACACCTGGCCGGTGCTGCAGTCCTACGCGCAGCGCATGAAGGCGCTGCCGAGCTTCAGGGAAGTCTATGCCCGCGAGGGGCTGACGGACTGGACGTGA
- a CDS encoding sensor histidine kinase: MAIATSHPLALPRQHVFWLLHLTGWSAYFAQGCLYAVAHGKPSGYWVVPATAATMGALVTLGLRFVLRSYWNLPPRRLLALMIPLVLASSAAIDFVTREALVDFCDTCKPTTRLEFIAYSLGYIYVLLAWVGAYMGIKYYQKLQDETARALAARSMAHQAQLKMLRYQLNPHFLFNTLNAISTLILDRDNATANRMVQGLSSFLRHSLDNDPMQRVTLRQELDALTLYLDIEKIRFAERLRIETAIDEECWRALLPSLLLQPLVENAIKYAVAKQVAGGLLRIAAERDGDQLVLRVTDDGPGCSALEGDQLPPGKGVGLRNTRERLLVLYGEASGFSVRNLERGIEVTLRLPFETSQTLGD; this comes from the coding sequence ATGGCCATCGCCACCTCCCATCCGCTGGCCCTTCCGCGCCAGCACGTCTTCTGGCTGCTGCACCTGACCGGATGGAGTGCCTACTTCGCGCAGGGCTGCCTGTACGCGGTCGCCCATGGCAAGCCGTCGGGCTACTGGGTGGTGCCGGCGACCGCCGCCACGATGGGCGCGCTGGTCACGCTGGGGCTGCGCTTCGTGCTGCGGAGCTACTGGAACCTGCCGCCGCGCAGGCTGCTGGCGCTGATGATCCCGCTGGTGCTGGCCAGCTCGGCCGCCATCGACTTCGTCACCCGCGAAGCCCTGGTCGATTTCTGCGACACCTGCAAACCGACCACCCGACTGGAGTTCATCGCCTACTCGCTGGGCTACATCTACGTGCTGCTGGCCTGGGTGGGCGCCTACATGGGCATCAAGTATTACCAGAAGCTGCAGGACGAGACCGCGCGCGCGCTCGCCGCACGCAGCATGGCGCACCAGGCCCAGTTGAAGATGCTGCGCTACCAGCTGAACCCGCACTTCCTGTTCAACACGCTCAACGCCATTTCCACGCTGATCCTCGACCGCGACAACGCCACCGCCAACCGCATGGTGCAGGGCCTGTCCTCGTTCCTGCGCCACTCGCTGGACAACGATCCGATGCAGCGGGTGACGCTGCGGCAGGAGCTGGATGCGCTGACGCTGTACCTGGACATCGAGAAGATCCGCTTCGCCGAGCGCCTGCGCATCGAGACCGCCATCGACGAGGAGTGCTGGCGCGCCCTGCTGCCGAGCCTGCTGCTGCAGCCGCTGGTGGAGAACGCCATCAAGTACGCCGTGGCCAAGCAGGTCGCCGGCGGCCTGCTGCGGATCGCCGCCGAGCGCGACGGCGACCAGCTGGTGCTGCGGGTGACAGACGACGGCCCGGGCTGCAGTGCCCTCGAGGGCGACCAGCTGCCGCCCGGCAAGGGCGTGGGTCTGCGCAATACGCGCGAGCGCCTGCTTGTGCTGTACGGCGAGGCCAGCGGCTTCTCCGTGCGCAATCTCGAACGCGGCATCGAAGTGACGCTGCGCCTGCCCTTCGAAACCTCGCAGACGCTGGGAGACTGA
- a CDS encoding sterol desaturase family protein — translation MSRPRRSFFAYASAMLGLLSLMAVACFHFPELLTSREFRAAYNEQFARHLLLVGLAAAFAMGTWAILRDRNKRIAMIGVGSATLAVLLGGTNVQFDAIGQTPYSLGLDWFVISLFFSALVFVPLEHYLGQRRISPLRPGWRTDVTYFFMSHMLVQFILILVTASTSTIAGLAAFPALKTAIQSLPVWAQFLIAVFVADLAQASLHRAYHNIPWLWRFHAVHHSSREMDWLAGSRIHLVEIVLTRSAVLLPLLVLGFSTPAVNAYVILVGLQAVLAHANLGIRFGWLEYLLVLPRYHHWHHARHKDYLDVNYAIHLPLVDMLMGTFKLPPKQEDWPEEYGVMKLETVPRGILRQHLMPFQGGRKFDEYVD, via the coding sequence ATGTCACGCCCACGCCGTTCGTTCTTCGCCTACGCTTCGGCCATGCTCGGGCTGCTCAGCCTGATGGCCGTCGCCTGTTTCCACTTCCCGGAGCTGCTGACCAGCCGGGAGTTCCGCGCCGCCTACAACGAGCAGTTCGCCCGCCATCTGCTGCTGGTCGGCCTGGCCGCCGCGTTCGCGATGGGCACCTGGGCGATCCTGCGCGACCGCAACAAGCGCATCGCCATGATCGGGGTCGGCAGCGCGACACTCGCCGTGCTGCTGGGCGGCACCAACGTGCAGTTCGATGCGATCGGCCAGACGCCCTATTCGCTGGGGCTGGACTGGTTCGTCATCTCGCTGTTCTTCTCGGCGCTGGTGTTCGTGCCGCTGGAACACTACCTCGGCCAGCGTCGCATCTCGCCGCTGCGCCCGGGCTGGCGCACGGACGTGACGTACTTCTTCATGAGCCACATGCTGGTCCAGTTCATCCTGATCCTGGTGACGGCATCGACGTCGACCATCGCCGGGCTGGCCGCATTTCCCGCATTGAAGACTGCGATCCAGTCGCTGCCGGTCTGGGCGCAGTTCCTGATCGCCGTCTTCGTGGCGGACCTGGCGCAGGCGTCGCTGCACCGCGCGTACCACAACATCCCGTGGCTCTGGCGCTTCCACGCCGTGCACCACTCCAGCCGCGAGATGGATTGGCTGGCGGGCTCGCGCATCCATCTCGTCGAGATCGTGCTGACGCGCAGCGCAGTGCTGTTGCCGCTGCTGGTGCTGGGCTTCTCGACGCCGGCGGTGAATGCCTACGTCATCCTGGTCGGCCTGCAGGCCGTGCTGGCGCACGCCAACCTGGGCATCCGCTTCGGCTGGCTCGAATACCTGCTGGTACTGCCGCGCTACCACCACTGGCACCACGCCCGGCACAAGGACTACCTGGACGTGAACTACGCCATCCACCTGCCGCTGGTGGACATGCTGATGGGCACGTTCAAGCTGCCGCCGAAGCAGGAAGACTGGCCAGAGGAATATGGCGTGATGAAGCTGGAGACCGTGCCGCGCGGCATCCTGCGCCAGCACCTGATGCCGTTCCAGGGCGGGCGGAAGTTCGACGAGTACGTGGACTGA
- a CDS encoding fumarate hydratase yields MTSIKQEDLIQSIADGLQYISYYHPVDYIRNLAAAYEREESPAAKDAIAQILINSRMCAEGHRPICQDTGIVTVFLEIGMDVRWDDATMGVEDMVHEGVRRAYNHPDNKLRASVLADPAGKRTNTKDNTPGVVNVKVVPGNTVDVIVAAKGGGSEAKSKFAMLNPSDSIVDWVLKTVPTMGAGWCPPGMLGIGIGGTAEKAMLLAKESLMEPIDITELQVRGPSNRAEELRLELYEKVNALGIGAQGLGGLTTVLDIKVKDYPTHAANLPVAMIPNCAATRHAHFTLDGSGPVMLDPPSLEDWPELTYDASKGRRVDLDTLTREDVASWKPGEVLLLNGKLLTGRDAAHKRMVDMLNKGEPLPVDLKGRFIYYVGPVDPVRDEVVGPAGPTTATRMDKFTEQVLAQTGLLGMVGKAERGPAAIEAIRKHQSAYLMAVGGAAYLVSKAIKAAKVVGFADLGMEAIYEFTVQDMPVTVAVDSQGTSVHNTGPKEWQARIGKIPVVVA; encoded by the coding sequence ATGACCTCGATCAAGCAGGAAGACCTCATCCAGTCCATCGCCGATGGCCTGCAGTACATCAGCTACTACCATCCGGTGGACTACATCAGGAACCTCGCCGCCGCCTACGAGCGCGAGGAGTCGCCGGCGGCCAAGGACGCCATCGCCCAGATCCTGATCAATTCGCGCATGTGCGCCGAAGGCCATCGCCCGATCTGCCAGGACACCGGCATCGTCACCGTGTTCCTCGAGATCGGCATGGACGTGCGCTGGGACGACGCCACGATGGGCGTGGAGGACATGGTCCACGAAGGCGTGCGCCGCGCCTACAATCACCCCGACAACAAGCTGCGCGCCAGCGTGCTGGCCGACCCGGCCGGCAAGCGCACCAACACGAAGGACAACACGCCGGGCGTGGTCAACGTCAAGGTCGTCCCGGGCAATACCGTCGATGTGATCGTTGCGGCGAAGGGCGGTGGGTCGGAGGCGAAGTCGAAGTTCGCGATGCTCAATCCCTCCGATTCCATCGTCGACTGGGTGCTGAAGACCGTGCCGACGATGGGCGCCGGCTGGTGCCCGCCGGGCATGCTCGGCATCGGCATCGGCGGCACCGCGGAGAAGGCGATGCTGCTGGCGAAGGAATCGCTGATGGAGCCGATCGACATCACCGAACTGCAGGTGCGCGGACCGTCGAACCGCGCCGAGGAGCTGCGCCTGGAGCTGTACGAGAAGGTCAATGCGCTCGGCATCGGCGCGCAGGGCCTGGGTGGCCTGACCACCGTGCTCGACATCAAGGTCAAGGACTACCCGACCCACGCGGCCAACCTGCCGGTGGCGATGATCCCGAACTGCGCCGCCACGCGCCACGCGCACTTCACCCTCGACGGCAGCGGCCCGGTGATGCTGGACCCGCCGTCGCTGGAAGACTGGCCGGAACTGACCTACGACGCATCGAAGGGTCGCCGCGTCGACCTCGACACCCTGACCCGCGAGGATGTCGCCAGCTGGAAGCCGGGCGAAGTCCTGCTGCTCAACGGAAAGCTGCTGACCGGTCGCGATGCCGCGCACAAGCGCATGGTCGACATGCTCAACAAGGGCGAGCCGCTGCCGGTCGACCTGAAGGGCCGCTTCATCTACTACGTCGGCCCGGTCGATCCGGTCCGCGATGAAGTCGTCGGACCGGCGGGCCCGACCACCGCTACGCGCATGGACAAGTTCACCGAGCAGGTGCTGGCGCAGACCGGTCTGCTGGGCATGGTCGGCAAGGCCGAGCGTGGCCCGGCGGCGATCGAGGCCATCAGGAAGCACCAGTCGGCCTACCTGATGGCGGTCGGCGGTGCGGCGTACCTCGTCTCCAAGGCGATCAAGGCGGCGAAGGTCGTCGGCTTCGCCGACCTGGGCATGGAAGCGATCTACGAGTTCACCGTGCAGGACATGCCGGTGACCGTCGCCGTCGACTCGCAGGGCACCTCGGTGCACAACACCGGCCCGAAGGAGTGGCAGGCGCGGATCGGGAAGATTCCGGTGGTGGTGGCGTAA
- the arsC gene encoding arsenate reductase (glutaredoxin) (This arsenate reductase requires both glutathione and glutaredoxin to convert arsenate to arsenite, after which the efflux transporter formed by ArsA and ArsB can extrude the arsenite from the cell, providing resistance.), translating to MDEVTIYHNPACGTSRNTLGLIRNGGIEPRVIEYLKTPPDRATLLALIAAMQVPVREVVRAKESLYADLGLAEADDAALVDAMLAHPVLINRPIVVTARGTKLCRPSEAVLDILPQPQRGAFSKEDGQPVVDAAGNRIG from the coding sequence ATGGACGAGGTGACGATCTACCACAACCCCGCCTGCGGCACGTCGCGCAACACGCTGGGGCTGATCCGCAATGGCGGGATCGAGCCGCGTGTCATCGAATACCTGAAGACACCGCCCGACCGCGCGACGCTGCTGGCGTTGATCGCGGCCATGCAGGTGCCCGTGCGTGAGGTGGTGCGTGCGAAGGAATCGCTCTACGCCGATCTGGGCCTGGCGGAGGCGGACGATGCGGCGCTGGTCGACGCCATGCTGGCCCATCCGGTGCTGATCAACCGGCCGATCGTGGTCACCGCGCGGGGGACGAAGCTGTGCCGCCCCTCGGAAGCGGTGCTGGACATCCTGCCGCAGCCGCAGCGTGGTGCCTTCAGCAAGGAAGACGGCCAACCGGTCGTCGATGCGGCCGGAAACCGCATCGGCTGA